The Euphorbia lathyris chromosome 8, ddEupLath1.1, whole genome shotgun sequence genome has a window encoding:
- the LOC136203997 gene encoding NF-X1-type zinc finger protein NFXL1 produces the protein MSFPSRSDQRDRTRFTNQNARQTWVPRGSSQTVVETPPSSLNSNPNGIGRTDSSHTSPQHPRQFGNNNASRGRKTWSNNQRRDGDREKYRGRGHSHTQEVKERGRSHTQEVKELEDPNLPQLVQEIQEKLVKGTVECMICYDMVRRTASVWSCSSCYSIFHLNCIKKWARAPTSIDLSAEKNQGFNWRCPGCQSVQLTSSKEIRYVCFCRKRTDPPSDLYLTPHSCGEPCGKQLERTVLHPGESKEDLCPHICVLQCHPGPCPPCKAFAPPRLCPCGKKIITTRCSDRRSVLTCGQSCDKLLDCWRHQCENTCHVGPCDPCQIEINASCFCKKKMEVVPCGDMSVKGQVKAEDGVFSCNSTCEKMLSCRNHFCGETCHPGPCGDCDLMPGRVNSCYCGKTSLQVERNSCLDPIPNCSQTCDKLLPCRDHHCKEVCHGGDCPPCLVLVTQKCRCGSTSRTVECYRTGVESEKFTCEKPCGRKKNCGRHRCSERCCPLSNPNNRLSGDWDPHICQMACGKKLRCGQHSCESLCHTGHCPPCLETIFADLSCACGRTSIPPPLPCGTPLPSCQLPCAVPQPCGHAATHSCHFGDCPPCSIPIAKECVGGHVILGNIPCGSKDIRCNKLCGKTRQCGLHACGRTCHPPPCDTSGATEAGLKASCGQTCGAPRRDCRHTCAAFCHPSASCPDVRCEFPVIITCSCGRISASVPCDAGGSNGSFNADNVFGASIVQKLPVPLQPVESPGKKIPLGQRKLMCDDECAKLERKKVLADAFDINPPNLEALHFGENSAVTELLGDLYRRDPKWVLGVEERCKYLVLGKNRGSTSGLKVHIFCPMLKDKRDAVRLIAERWKLAIYAAGWEPKRFIVVHATPKSKTPTRVIGIKGTTTLGAAHPPAFDPLVDLDPRLVVSFLDLPREADISSLVLRFGGECELVWLNDKNALAVFNDPARAATAMRRLDHGSVYQGAVVVLQQGFASMASSGTNPWGGAGTAKEGAAAALKPWKKAVAPDHAWREESWGGSEEWTQGSIDVQASAWRGKEAPITASVNRWNVLESESGASSFAASIRAEDHAKRAGSFSNSGTESSASISKSHEQLRAVSTQEELSEVADDWEKAFDSENILLRKKIQTLLIHINILAFIRFGFIVFNVLLCCIDCTVNTSLHLPLPPPPPLFIVYCSTLLPVSSIFFFLSISPQMVSRGSPNAYSSGFQDTWRRTLILSWQSLGVVYGRLSTAPLYVFGSIPGEDFQSEKAVYEYCSFIFWTLTIISLFKYVLIVLRADDNGEGGPFALYSLLCRHAKVCLIPDDTTSNEVVQHEAQDTERMKTKSRARRAMESHKSSQYLMLLSALFGACMIIGDAVLTPSISVLSASSGLQRSLSEIKYSSSEKRQESISNALEKYIPVPFACAVLVCVFMLQRYGTGKIGFILAPIVGIWLLFIAGVGLYNICYSNPNIMSVLSPTYMYKFVRNIHKRSWRSLGGILLCAAGSEAMFADLGHFSKKSVQITFTCLVYPLLVLCYAGQAAYISKNLHSVGFNHLSESVPKHLRHVFILLSLFASVSGSQATITASFSIIKQCLALCCFPRVEVVHTSDNRRGQVYIPDVNWLLMVLSLGATIIFHDIHRLASAVGLAIVSGMMVTTCLMSLVISLVWEKPLYVSGCFLLFFGCIEAAYVSACLLSFHEGGWYLLVVSALSYTIMLSWHYGTKKKYEFDFENKVSTEWLTDYSPGLGVSRVPGIGIIYSDIVSGIPAFFSHFVTNLPAFHEVLIFVSFKPLPVPHVPSSEQYLIGRVGSKDYRIYRCIVRYGYCDHIRDTNDFEEHIISSIGEFISLEENDSESLTSPPEGRMMIVGMPLQDENALITFHEGDSSSRSFANKEGEETCTATATACNINERGTTRRKRVRFMVPESSPKMRDSVRTELVELINARESGTAYFLGQSHLTLRKSTNFMKRLLIKIYAFLDKNCREPQVALNIPHAALVEVGMVYTI, from the exons ATGAGCTTTCCTTCCCGAAGTGATCAAAGGGATAGGACCAGATTCACCAATCAAAATGCTCGTCAAACTTGGGTCCCTAGAGGATCTTCCCAAACAGTTGTTGAGACTCCACCATCAAGTCTCAATTCGAACCCTAATGGAATAGGTCGTACGGACTCCAGTCATACCTCTCCTCAACATCCTAGGCAATTTGGCAATAACAATGCCTCTAGGGGTCGCAAGACTTGGTCTAATAATCAAAGGAGGGATGGAGACAGGGAGAAATATAGGGGAAGGGGCCATAGCCATACTCAGGAGGTTAAAGAGAGGGGAAGGAGCCATACTCAAGAGGTTAAGGAGTTGGAAGACCCAAATTTGCCTCAGCTTGTGCAAGAAATTCAAGAAAAACTTGTGAAGGGTACGGTTGAGTGTATGATTTGTTATGATATGGTGCGGAGGACTGCATCCGTATGGTCTTGTTCAAGCTGTTACTCTATTTTTCACTTGAATTGCATCAAGAAATGGGCTCGAGCTCCCACTTCTATCGACTTGTCAGCTGAGAAGAATCAGGGCTTTAATTGGCGGTGCCCTGGATGTCAGTCTGTGCAGCTCACATCCTCAAAGGAGATTCGATATGTTTGCTTTTGCAGGAAGAGAACCGATCCGCCTTCGGATTTGTATTTGACACCTCATTCCTGTGGTGAACCATGTGGAAAACAACTTGAGAGGACAGTTCTACATCCTGGTGAGAGCAAGGAGGATCTTTGTCCTCATATTTGTGTCTTGCAATGCCACCCAGGTCCATGCCCTCCCTGTAAAGCATTTGCTCCACCAAGGTTGTGTCCATGCGGGAAGAAAATTATCACCACGAGATGTTCTGATAGGAGGTCTGTTTTAACTTGTGGCCAAAGCTGTGATAAGCTTCTTGATTGTTGGCGTCATCAATGTGAGAATACATGCCATGTGGGTCCTTGTGATCCTTGTCAAATTGAAATTAATGCCTCTTGTTTTTGCAAGAAGAAAATGGAGGTTGTACCGTGTGGAGACATGTCTGTGAAAGGTCAAGTCAAAGCTGAAGATGGTGTTTTCTCTTGTAATTCTACATGTGAGAAAATGCTTAGTTGCAGAAATCATTTTTGTGGTGAAACTTGCCATCCAGGCCCTTGTGGGGATTGTGACTTAATGCCAGGCAGGGTAAACTCATGCTATTGTGGGAAAACGAGTCTACAGGTGGAAAGAAACAGTTGCTTGGATCCAATTCCAAACTGTTCACAAACGTGCGACAAACTTCTTCCCTGTAGAGATCATCACTGTAAGGAGGTGTGCCATGGTGGAGATTGCCCACCTTGTCTTGTTCTTGTCACCCAAAAATGTCGTTGCGGATCAACCTCTCGAACTGTTGAATGCTATAGAACAGGTGTGGAGAGTGAGAAATTTACTTGTGAGAAGCCTTGTGGTAGGAAGAAGAATTGTGGGAGGCACCGGTGTAGTGAAAGGTGCTGTCCACTTTCAAATCCTAACAATCGTCTCTCTGGGGATTGGGATCCACACATCTGTCAGATGGCTTGCGGGAAGAAACTGAGGTGTGGACAGCACTCTTGTGAATCTTTGTGTCATACTGGTCACTGTCCACCTTGTCTTGAAACAATATTTGCTGATTTGAGCTGCGCTTGTGGAAGAACTTCAATTCCTCCTCCTCTGCCGTGTGGTACTCCTCTCCCTTCATGTCAGCTCCCGTGCGCAGTTCCTCAGCCTTGTGGACATGCTGCCACTCATAGCTGCCACTTTGGGGACTGCCCACCTTGTTCGATCCCTATAGCAAAGGAGTGCGTTGGTGGACATGTTATTCTTGGCAACATACCTTGTGGTTCAAAAGATATCAGATGTAACAAACTGTGTGGCAAAACCAGGCAGTGTGGCTTACATGCTTGTGGGAGAACATGCCATCCACCACCTTGTGACACTTCAGGTGCAACTGAAGCTGGTTTGAAAGCTTCTTGTGGGCAGACATGTGGTGCTCCTAGGAGAGATTGCAGACACACTTGTGCTGCATTTTGTCAtccttctgcttcttgtcctgATGTGAGATGTGAGTTCCCTGTCATTATTACTTGCTCATGTGGCAGGATATCAGCGTCTGTCCCTTGTGATGCTGGAGGGAGCAATGGCAGTTTCAATGCTGACAATGTTTTTGGAGCATCCATTGTTCAGAAGTTGCCTGTGCCACTTCAACCAGTAGAATCTCCTGGCAAGAAAATTCCCCTTGGTCAAAGGAAGCTCATGTGTGATGATGAATGTGCTAAGTTAGAGCGCAAAAAGGTTCTTGCAGATGCTTTTGACATCAATCCCCCGAACTTGGAAGCACTTCATTTTGGTGAAAACTCTGCTGTGACAGAGTTGCTTGGCGACTTGTATCGACGCGATCCAAAGTGGGTGCTTGGTGTGGAGGAGAGGTGCAAGTACCTGGTACTTGGCAAGAACAGAGGATCTACAAGTGGTCTTAAGGTTCATATTTTCTGCCCTATGCTGAAGGATAAGAGAGATGCAGTTAGGTTGATTGCTGAACGGTGGAAGCTTGCAATTTATGCTGCTGGTTGGGAGCCAAAGCGTTTTATTGTGGTACATGCTACCCCAAAATCCAAAACCCCAACTCGGGTGATCGGAATTAAGGGTACCACCACATTAGGTGCTGCCCATCCACCTGCTTTTGATCCTCTAGTAGACTTGGATCCCAGGCTTGTTGTTTCTTTTCTAGATTTGCCAAGGGAGGCAGATATAAGTTCATTGGTTCTCAGGTTTGGCGGTGAATGTGAACTTGTTTGGCTGAATGATAAAAATGCGCTGGCTGTATTCAATGACCCTGCCCGTGCAGCAACTGCTATGAGGAGGTTGGACCATGGATCAGTGTATCAAGGTGCCGTTGTGGTTCTTCAACAAGGCTTTGCATCAATGGCCTCATCGGGTACTAATCCCTGGGGAGGAGCAGGAACTGCCAAAGAAGGAGCAGCTGCAGCTCTGAAGCCATGGAAAAAGGCTGTAGCTCCAGACCATGCATGGAGGGAAGAATCATGGGGCGGTAGTGAAGAGTGGACACAAGGATCTATTGATGTTCAGGCTTCTGCCTGGAGAGGGAAAGAAGCTCCAATTACAGCTTCGGTTAACCGATGGAATGTCTTAGAGTCGGAATCTGGTGCCAGTTCATTTGCTGCATCTATCAGGGCGGAGGATCATGCGAAACGCGCAGGAAGCTTTTCTAATTCAGGAACAGAATCAAGCGCAAGCATTTCCAAGTCACACGAGCAGCTAAGAGCAGTGTCAACTCAAGAAGAGTTATCCGAAGTGGCTGATGATTGGGAGAAAGCGTTTGATTCTGAGAATATAT TACTAAGAAAGAAGATTCAGACATTGCTGATCCACATTAATATTCTTGCTTTTATTCGTTTTGGATTCATAGTTTTTAACGTTTTACTCTGTTGCATTGATTGCACCGTTAACACTTCTCTTcaccttcctcttcctcctcctcctcctctatTCATTGTTTATTGCTCCACCCTTTTACCGGTTTCTTCTATTTTCTTCTTTCTATCTATATCTCCGCAAATGGTTTCTCGAGGAAGTCCTAATGCGTATTCCAGTGGATTTCAG GATACATGGAGGCGCACACTCATTCTATCATGGCAAAGCCTTGGAGTGGTTTATGGTCGATTGAGTACTGCTCCTTTATACGTGTTTGGTTCAATTCCTGGGGAAGATTTTCAATCAGAGAAAGCTGTATATGAATATTGCTCGTTCATCTTTTGGACTCTGACTATCATTTCTTTATTCAAGTATGTACTCATAGTACTGAGGGCTGATGATAATGGGGAGG GTGGTCCTTTTGCTTTGTACTCGTTATTGTGCAGGCATGCTAAAGTCTGTCTGATTCCAGATGATACAACTTCCAACGAGGTTGTCCAACATGAAGCACAAGACACTGAAAGGATGAAGACTAAATCCAGGGCTCGACGAGCAATGGAGAGTCATAAAAGCAGTCAATATTTAATGCTTTTGTCAGCACTCTTTGGTGCTTGTATGATAATTGGGGATGCAGTGCTCACCCCATCTATATCTG TATTATCAGCCTCCTCAGGACTTCAACGATCCTTATCAGAAATCAAAT ATTCCTCTTCAGAAAAGAGACAGGAATCCATATCAAATGCTTTAGAAAAAT ATATACCGGTTCCTTTTGCTTGTGCTGTTTTGGTATGCGTTTTCATGCTGCAGCGCTATGGTACTGGTAAAATTGGGTTTATTTTGGCTCCAATTGTTGGTATATGGCTCTTGTTTATTGCTGGAGTGGGTCTATATAACATATGCTATTCAAATCCTAATATTATGAGCGTGCTCTCCCCAACATATATGTACAAATTTGTGAGAAATATTCACAAAAGAAGTTGGAGATCATTAGGTGGGATTCTTCTTTGCGCTGCAG GGTCGGAGGCAATGTTTGCTGATCTTGGTCATTTCTCGAAAAAATCAGTGCAG ATAACATTTACCTGCTTGGTTTATCCTCTTCTAGTTTTGTGCTATGCTGGCCAAGCTGCATATATTTCGAAAAACTTGCATTCCGTAGGTTTTAACCATCTCAGTGAATCGGTTCCTA AACATCTTCGTCATGTCTTCATATTGCTATCTCTGTTTGCTTCAGTTAGCGGAAGCCAAGCAACAATTACAGCTAGTTTTTCCATCATAAAGCAATGCCTAGCACTTTGTTGTTTCCCTAGGGTAGAGGTTGTACATACATCAGATAATCGTCGGGGGCAGGTTTATATTCCAGATGTCAACTGGTTACTGATGGTGCTGAGCCTCGGTGCTACCATTATTTTCCATGATATACACAGACTTGCAAGTGCAGTAG GTCTTGCGATCGTTTCAGGAATGATGGTCACTACTTGTCTGATGTCTCTTGTGATTTCTCTGGTATGGGAGAAGCCTTTGTATGTGTCGGGatgtttcttattgtttttcgGGTGTATTGAGGCTGCGTACGTATCGGCTTGCTTGTTGAGTTTCCACGAAGGAGGTTGGTATCTATTAGTGGTTTCAGCATTATCATATACAATCATGCTCTCATGGCATTACGGAACTAAAAAGAAATACGAGTTTGATTTCGAAAACAAGGTGAGCACGGAATGGCTTACGGATTACAGCCCTGGGCTTGGAGTCTCTAGAGTTCCTGGAATCGGTATAATCTACAGCGACATAGTATCAGGAATTCCAGCTTTCTTCTCACATTTCGTTACGAACCTTCCTGCATTTCATGAAGTGCTGATTTTTGTGTCTTTCAAGCCCTTACCAGTGCCTCACGTGCCCTCTAGCGAGCAGTATCTTATAGGCAGAGTTGGTTCCAAAGACTATAGAATCTACAGATGCATTGTCAGGTACGGGTACTGTGATCACATCAGGGATACAAATGATTTCGAGGAGCATATAATTAGCTCAATCGGAGAGTTCATTTCGTTAGAAGAAAATGATTCGGAATCACTGACATCACCGCCTGAAGGGAGAATGATGATTGTTGGAATGCCATTACAGGACGAAAATGCTTTGATTACTTTCCATGAAGGCGATTCGTCTTCGAGGTCTTTTGCAAACAAAGAAGGTGAAGAAACTTGTACAGCTACGGCTACCGCTTGCAACATTAACGAGAGAGGTACTACCAGAAGAAAAAGGGTCCGGTTTATGGTACCGGAAAGTAGTCCTAAGATGCGGGACTCTGTAAGGACAGAGCTAGTAGAACTGATAAATGCTAGGGAGAGTGGTACTGCGTATTTCTTAGGGCAGTCGCATTTGACGTTGCGGAAGAGCACGAACTTTATGAAGAGATTGTTGATAAAGATTTATGCTTTTCTTGATAAGAACTGTAGAGAGCCTCAAGTTGCACTCAATATTCCTCATGCTGCTCTTGTGGAGGTTGGTATGGTTTATACCATATGA